The nucleotide sequence CCCGGCGCTGAAGGGACGTTCGCCGTTGGGGCCGTCAGCGCTGTTCTGACGGCCCTGTTTCTTGGCTCTCCGGCGCGCCTCTCTGCGCGTACATCTCTGCGAATTTGCGCCGCAGGGCCGCGGCGCTGGCTCGGGGGACCATCTCCGAGATGTTGCCCCCATAGCTCGCGATCTCCTTGACCATGGTGGAGCTGACGAAGCTCCAGCGCGTCGCAGCCATGATAAAGACGGTCTCCACCTCACCGATCTGCCGGTTGAGGTGCGCGATCTGCAGTTCGTACTCGTAGTCGGAGACGGCCCGCAGTCCCCGCACGATGATTCCCTTTCCCTGTTGCCGCATGTAGTCCACCAGCAGGCCGCTGAAACTGTCGACGCTGACATTGGGCAGGTGGGCCGTCGCCTCATGCAGAATGGCGAGGCGTTCTTCTAGGGTAAAGAGGTGACGGCCCTGCTTGCGGGCGTTGTGCATCACGGTCACGGTGACGTGGTCGAAGATGCGCGCGGCGCGCGTCAAAACGTCCATATGCCCGCTGGTCACAGGGTCGAAGGAGCCGGGAAAGACGGCGTTCATGCGTCCCCGATCTTATCCCTTGCGTACAGCGTGAGGGCATTACTCCCGTACGCCCGCGTCTCACGGGTCCAGCCGGGCGCGTCGTGAAGGAGCGTACGGCCGGGATGTTGGCAGACAAGCACGCCCCCAGGAACCACCACGCCCGCGAACAGAAGCTTTTCCGTCAGGCTGGGGATATCCTGGGCGTAGGGTGGATCGCTAAAGACCACATCGAAGGCGCCCAAGCGGGGGAGCAGGGTCAGGGCATCCCCGCGCACGATGCGCACGGAGAGCCCCAGCGTACGGGCATTTTCCTCCAGCGCCCGCACGGCCTGAGGATCTTTTTCCACCAGGGTCACGTCATAGCCGCGGCTGGCAGCCTCTAGACCCACCGCACCGCTGCCCCCGTGCAGGTCGAGGAAGGTGCCCGAAGGCGCGCGGGTAGCCAGCAGGTCAAAGAGGCTTTTGCGCACGCGCGCGCCGCTGGGCCGAGCGCTGCCAGGAACTTTAAGGACGCGGCCTTTTGCGCTGCCGCCCAGGATTCGCACACTCACGGGGGGCAGCGTAACGTACCCCGACCGTCACCGCAGAGGCGCTACATCACCCTGACCGGCGTACAGGCGACCCCGGCGTCGGCGGGCGTACCCTGGGCGTCGCTGGCCGTGTGGATATTGAAGTAGGTGGCGTTCATCACGTCGGCGTGGGGGGCCATGCCGCTGAGCACCAGCATGCCGCTGGCGTCGGTCTGGCCCACGATCTTGCTGCTCATGATCGGCGGCCCGCCGCTTTGGCAGGGGTCAGAGCTGGCCGAGCCCTGGAGGTGATAGTGCGCGACGTAGTACTGATTGGGTTTAAGCCCCATCACCCGCGCCTCGGTCATCACGGTGTTGCCGGAGACTCGCCCGGTGACCGTGCCGGCAGGATTGAGGTCGCCGGCCGCGGGTTGCTTGCCCAGGGTGTAGGGGCTGCCGGGCAGCGTCATGGTGCAGGAGGCCAGAGCAAGGGGTAAAACCAGCGTGATGACCTTCTTCATGGGAACCTCCAGGGCTGAGCTTGAGTTGCTCGCAGTGTGAGCGCAGCCGGGGTAGGCGGAGTGTCGGAAAGGGTGCAATATGGAGGAACGGTGAAGGCCAGGCTCGCGACCTCTGGAGCGCTCAAGGACATGCAGGAGGTGGTGGCGGCCATTACGGCGGGTGGGCACTCCCGCCGCTTTGGAAGCGATAAGGCTGCCGCCCGGCTGGAGGGGCGGACGCTGCTAGAGCATGTTGCGGCCAGCCTGAAGCCCTG is from Deinococcus sp. YIM 77859 and encodes:
- a CDS encoding RsmD family RNA methyltransferase, translating into MSVRILGGSAKGRVLKVPGSARPSGARVRKSLFDLLATRAPSGTFLDLHGGSGAVGLEAASRGYDVTLVEKDPQAVRALEENARTLGLSVRIVRGDALTLLPRLGAFDVVFSDPPYAQDIPSLTEKLLFAGVVVPGGVLVCQHPGRTLLHDAPGWTRETRAYGSNALTLYARDKIGDA
- the coaD gene encoding pantetheine-phosphate adenylyltransferase — its product is MNAVFPGSFDPVTSGHMDVLTRAARIFDHVTVTVMHNARKQGRHLFTLEERLAILHEATAHLPNVSVDSFSGLLVDYMRQQGKGIIVRGLRAVSDYEYELQIAHLNRQIGEVETVFIMAATRWSFVSSTMVKEIASYGGNISEMVPRASAAALRRKFAEMYAQRGAPESQETGPSEQR